A genomic segment from Streptomyces sp. NBC_00654 encodes:
- the pflB gene encoding formate C-acetyltransferase — MTAAAAETTTDSGAWDGFKGGLWRDAIDVRDFVQQNYTPYEGDGSFLAGPTARTTAVWEKLLALFPEEIAKGVLDVDVKTPSRIDAFKPGYIDADRDLIVGLQTDAPLKRAIMPNGGWRMVEGALDAYGYKADPEVREIYTHLRKTHNEGVFDAYTPEIRACRSSGIITGLPDAYGRGRIIGDYRRVALYGVDRLIAAKEADKAALGEEWATEHVIRDREEISEQIKALNELKAMAMSYGHDISGPARTGREAVQWLYFGYLGAVKEQNGAAMSIGRIDNFLDIYLQRDIGRELLTEEQAQEFIDDFVIKLRIVRFLRTPEYNDLYSGDPTWVTWSMAGIGEDGRPLVSRTTFRALQTLYNLGPAPEPNLTVFWSRRLPAGFKEFASRVAIDTSAIQFESDELMRPKYGDDTAIACCVSAMAVGKQMQFFGARVNVAKALLYAINGGRDERSGKLVVEGFEPITDEYLDYETLAERYDAMLDWLARTYVHALNVIHFMHDKYAYERLEMALHDREILRTMACGIAGLSVAADSLSAVKYARVRVIRDGTGLATDYEIEGTYPAYGNNDDRADSLARGIVHDFMEKVRKHPAYRDAVHTQSVLTITSNVVYGKKTGNTPDGRRTGEPFAPGANPMNGRDEHGYIASALSVAKLPYDDAEDGISLTNTITPDALGRTPEERIANLSGVLDGFMASDGFHMNVNVLNKATLEDAMEHPENYPQLTIRVSGYAVNFVRLTREQQLDVINRTFHGSL, encoded by the coding sequence ATGACGGCAGCTGCTGCGGAGACGACGACGGACAGCGGAGCCTGGGACGGCTTCAAGGGCGGGCTGTGGCGGGACGCGATCGACGTCCGCGACTTCGTCCAGCAGAACTACACCCCGTACGAGGGTGACGGTTCCTTCCTCGCCGGCCCCACCGCCAGGACCACGGCGGTCTGGGAGAAGCTCCTCGCGCTGTTCCCGGAGGAGATCGCCAAGGGCGTCCTCGACGTGGACGTGAAGACCCCGTCCCGGATCGACGCCTTCAAGCCCGGCTACATCGACGCCGACCGTGACCTGATCGTCGGCCTCCAGACCGATGCCCCGCTCAAGCGCGCCATCATGCCCAACGGCGGCTGGCGGATGGTCGAGGGCGCCCTCGACGCGTACGGCTACAAGGCCGACCCCGAGGTCAGGGAGATCTACACCCATCTCCGCAAGACCCACAACGAGGGCGTGTTCGACGCCTACACCCCCGAGATCCGCGCCTGCCGCTCCTCCGGCATCATCACCGGGCTGCCCGACGCCTACGGCCGCGGCCGCATCATCGGCGACTACCGCCGCGTCGCCCTCTACGGTGTCGACCGCCTGATCGCCGCCAAGGAGGCCGACAAGGCCGCGCTCGGCGAGGAGTGGGCGACCGAGCACGTCATCCGGGACCGCGAGGAGATCTCCGAGCAGATCAAGGCGCTGAACGAGCTGAAGGCCATGGCGATGTCGTACGGCCATGACATCTCCGGCCCCGCCCGCACCGGCCGCGAGGCCGTGCAGTGGCTGTACTTCGGCTATCTCGGCGCGGTGAAGGAGCAGAACGGGGCGGCCATGTCGATCGGCCGCATCGACAACTTCCTCGACATCTACCTCCAGCGCGACATCGGGCGCGAGCTGCTGACCGAGGAGCAGGCGCAGGAGTTCATCGACGACTTCGTCATCAAGCTCCGCATTGTCCGCTTCCTGCGCACCCCGGAGTACAACGACCTGTACTCCGGCGACCCGACCTGGGTCACCTGGTCGATGGCCGGGATCGGTGAGGACGGCCGCCCGCTGGTGTCCCGTACCACCTTCCGGGCCCTGCAGACCCTCTACAACCTGGGCCCGGCCCCCGAGCCGAACCTCACGGTCTTCTGGTCGCGGCGGCTGCCCGCCGGATTCAAGGAGTTCGCCTCGCGGGTCGCCATCGACACCTCGGCGATCCAGTTCGAGTCGGACGAGCTGATGCGTCCGAAGTACGGCGACGACACGGCGATCGCCTGCTGCGTCTCCGCCATGGCGGTCGGCAAGCAGATGCAGTTCTTCGGTGCCCGGGTCAATGTCGCCAAGGCGCTGCTGTACGCGATCAACGGGGGCCGCGACGAACGCTCCGGCAAGCTCGTGGTGGAAGGCTTCGAGCCGATCACCGATGAGTACCTCGACTACGAGACCCTCGCCGAGCGGTACGACGCGATGCTGGACTGGCTGGCCAGGACGTATGTGCACGCGCTGAACGTCATCCACTTCATGCACGACAAGTACGCCTACGAGCGGCTGGAGATGGCCCTCCACGACCGGGAGATCCTGCGCACCATGGCCTGCGGCATCGCCGGCCTCTCGGTCGCCGCCGACTCCCTCTCCGCCGTCAAGTACGCCCGGGTGAGGGTGATCCGGGACGGGACGGGGCTCGCGACCGACTACGAGATCGAGGGCACCTACCCGGCGTACGGCAACAACGACGACCGCGCCGACTCCCTCGCCCGCGGGATCGTCCACGACTTCATGGAGAAGGTCCGCAAGCACCCCGCCTACCGGGACGCGGTGCACACCCAGTCGGTGCTGACGATCACCTCCAACGTCGTCTACGGCAAGAAGACCGGCAACACCCCGGACGGCCGCCGCACCGGCGAACCGTTCGCCCCCGGCGCCAACCCGATGAACGGACGCGACGAGCACGGCTACATCGCCTCCGCGCTGTCGGTGGCCAAGCTGCCGTACGACGACGCCGAGGACGGCATCTCGCTGACCAACACCATCACGCCGGACGCGCTCGGCCGGACCCCCGAGGAGCGGATCGCGAACCTCTCCGGTGTGCTGGACGGCTTCATGGCCAGCGACGGCTTCCACATGAACGTCAATGTGCTCAACAAGGCGACCCTGGAGGACGCCATGGAGCACCCGGAGAACTATCCCCAGCTGACCATCAGGGTCTCCGGATACGCGGTCAACTTCGTGCGGCTGACCCGCGAGCAGCAGCTCGACGTCATCAACCGCACCTTCCACGGCTCGCTCTGA
- the pflA gene encoding pyruvate formate-lyase-activating protein, with product MALILDNSLTPVTPAGAATHRPISGSVHSWDLSTGVDGPGTRFVTFLAGCPLACLYCHNPDTMRMRSGTRMAAGDLVAEAAKYTTFIRAAGGGATISGGEPLLQPVFAGELFHRFKHELGLHTALDTSGFLGARATDAMLRDVDLVLLDIKSWDRETYRKVTGRQLEPTLDFARRLAGLGKEVHVRFVLVPGLTDDPGNIEGVASFAASLGNVSRVDVLPFHKLGEAKWQALGKPFTLHGTPSPTPEQVAAARSLFEAHGLRAV from the coding sequence ATGGCCCTGATCCTCGACAACTCCCTCACCCCCGTCACTCCGGCGGGTGCGGCCACCCACCGTCCGATCTCCGGTTCGGTCCATTCCTGGGACCTGTCGACGGGTGTCGACGGGCCCGGCACGCGTTTCGTCACCTTCCTGGCCGGCTGCCCGCTGGCCTGCCTGTACTGCCACAACCCCGACACCATGCGGATGCGCAGCGGTACGCGCATGGCGGCCGGCGACCTGGTCGCGGAGGCGGCCAAGTACACGACGTTCATCCGGGCCGCCGGCGGCGGGGCCACCATCAGCGGGGGTGAGCCGCTGCTCCAGCCGGTCTTCGCCGGTGAGCTCTTCCACCGCTTCAAGCACGAGCTCGGCCTGCACACGGCCCTGGACACCTCCGGCTTCCTCGGCGCGCGTGCCACCGACGCGATGCTGCGCGATGTCGACCTGGTCCTCCTCGACATCAAGTCCTGGGACCGCGAGACCTACCGGAAGGTGACCGGCCGGCAGCTGGAGCCGACCCTGGACTTCGCCCGCCGCCTCGCCGGCCTGGGCAAGGAGGTGCACGTCCGGTTCGTGCTGGTGCCCGGACTGACGGACGACCCCGGCAACATCGAGGGCGTCGCCTCGTTCGCCGCCTCCCTCGGCAATGTGTCCCGCGTCGACGTCCTGCCCTTCCACAAGCTGGGCGAGGCCAAGTGGCAGGCGCTGGGCAAGCCCTTCACGCTGCACGGGACCCCCTCTCCCACGCCCGAGCAGGTCGCGGCCGCCCGGTCGCTCTTCGAGGCCCATGGACTGCGGGCCGTCTGA
- a CDS encoding MFS transporter — protein MTEPPEASASAERPTPGGPTGPGTASDPDEGRGAAGSAPGAPAAPDARSVGNRARLAGVAVSVLLILAIVFGSRMLHNFDSALLPYAVATVFLAFGVAYRYTVWISAPGARRLFTQGWRSLFSAANFRKAPTALPKMIATYLGFQKFLGARSHARWAAHQLIFWGCILASLITFPLTWGWFTFTSGSGSGPGYEMRIWGFKILGFDSLNILGWLMFHGLDIAAVLVIPGASYFLWRRMKDRGAITGQRFAYDLVPLIALIVISVTGLLLTFSSIFLHGGGYEFLAILHMVSVVFTLIYIPFGKFFHIVQRPAAVGMQLFKYTGRKDDQVFACRRCEEPIDTGPYVENLRGTMRDLRLDFDEWAEYCPRCKRVLRGSAYLSHVKKGFQ, from the coding sequence GTGACCGAGCCACCAGAAGCCTCCGCCTCAGCCGAGCGGCCCACCCCCGGCGGTCCCACCGGACCGGGCACCGCTTCCGATCCCGACGAGGGCCGGGGGGCCGCCGGATCCGCTCCGGGCGCCCCTGCCGCGCCGGACGCCCGGTCCGTCGGCAACCGCGCGAGGCTGGCCGGGGTGGCCGTCTCCGTCCTGCTGATCCTCGCGATCGTGTTCGGCAGCCGGATGCTCCACAACTTCGACTCGGCGCTCCTTCCGTACGCCGTCGCCACCGTCTTCCTCGCCTTCGGTGTCGCCTACCGCTACACGGTCTGGATCTCCGCGCCCGGCGCCCGCCGCCTGTTCACGCAGGGCTGGCGCAGCCTCTTCTCGGCCGCCAACTTCCGCAAGGCCCCCACCGCCCTGCCGAAGATGATCGCCACCTATCTGGGCTTCCAGAAGTTCCTCGGCGCCAGGTCGCACGCCCGCTGGGCCGCCCACCAGCTGATCTTCTGGGGCTGCATCCTCGCCTCCCTGATCACCTTCCCGCTGACCTGGGGCTGGTTCACCTTCACCTCGGGCAGCGGCTCCGGCCCCGGCTACGAGATGCGGATCTGGGGCTTCAAGATCCTCGGCTTCGACTCGCTGAACATTCTCGGCTGGCTGATGTTCCACGGCCTGGACATCGCCGCCGTGCTCGTCATCCCCGGCGCCTCGTACTTCCTCTGGCGCCGGATGAAGGACCGCGGTGCCATCACCGGCCAGCGCTTCGCCTACGACCTGGTGCCGCTGATCGCCCTGATCGTCATCTCCGTGACGGGCCTGCTGCTCACCTTCTCCTCGATCTTCCTGCACGGCGGCGGCTACGAGTTCCTGGCGATCCTCCACATGGTCTCGGTGGTCTTCACCCTCATCTACATCCCCTTCGGGAAGTTCTTCCACATCGTCCAGCGCCCGGCCGCGGTCGGCATGCAGCTGTTCAAGTACACCGGCCGCAAGGACGACCAGGTCTTCGCCTGCCGCCGCTGCGAGGAACCCATCGACACGGGGCCGTACGTCGAGAACCTGCGCGGCACCATGCGCGACCTCCGGCTCGACTTCGACGAATGGGCCGAGTACTGCCCGCGATGCAAGCGGGTGCTGCGCGGCAGCGCCTACCTCTCCCATGTGAAGAAGGGCTTCCAGTGA
- a CDS encoding molybdopterin oxidoreductase family protein yields MTADPRAADRRTHLSLDPSLAPPGTRGFRDAGGIPADQWHADQNGETLVPTHCCFCGVQCGMYLRVDRGGKVFGVEPRNHDINRMRLCPKGINAYQQVNHPDRLTAPLMRRSRDEEFREVSWDEALDFTVSEIKRIQQAHGNDAFGLLGGASLFSEKTYLVGKFARVALKSRHVDYNGRLCMVSAAGANKLAFGIDRAGNPFSDILLTDCLLIAGSNVGECFPVMTQYVWGARDRGASLIVIDPRETAIARTADIHVALKPGTDSAFFNSVLHVVIEEGLTDESYLAAHATGWAEVRAKAAEYPPSRAAGICGVPAEQIVQVARAFARAPRAMAWHARGIEHHSQGVENCLSVINLCTATGHIGRPGAGYGTITGQGNGQGGREHGQKSDLLPGGRSIMNEEHRRQICEIWGIEESELPPAGTSMMEMVWQMQRREIRGLIGICNNPFVSLPNYKVVKEGYDATEFHAQFDFFLSETAANAHVVFPVTTWAEDDGVMANAEARVVKHNKAQDPPPGVRTDTWVMCELARRLGAGDKFAFADSRAVFDELRVASAGTVNDYYGITYERLEETGGIAWPCPSTDHPGTPRLFEDGKTYHPDGKIHMQVVEWHPPMDPYDDEHPMSLTTGRTVAHFLSGNQTRRLGALVEQTPRPWAELHPSHGFRNGEPVRVVTRRGSEVFPALVTEAIRPDTVFIPYHWPVPTSANALTIDALDPRSKIPEYKVCACRIEHAEKIDEVPAPPVAPGHVAYPETQVSRTDPLPPTAPQGRGTSERS; encoded by the coding sequence GTGACCGCGGATCCGCGAGCTGCCGACCGCCGTACGCATCTCTCCCTCGACCCCTCCCTCGCACCGCCCGGCACCCGCGGCTTCCGGGACGCCGGGGGGATCCCGGCCGACCAGTGGCACGCCGACCAGAACGGCGAGACGCTCGTTCCGACCCACTGCTGCTTCTGCGGAGTCCAGTGCGGGATGTATCTGCGGGTCGACCGTGGAGGCAAGGTCTTCGGCGTCGAACCCCGCAACCACGACATCAACCGGATGCGGCTGTGCCCCAAGGGCATCAACGCCTACCAGCAGGTCAACCACCCCGACCGGCTCACCGCCCCGCTCATGCGCCGCTCCCGCGACGAGGAGTTCCGCGAGGTCTCCTGGGACGAGGCGCTCGACTTCACCGTCTCCGAGATCAAGCGCATCCAGCAGGCGCACGGGAACGATGCGTTCGGGCTTCTCGGCGGCGCCAGCCTCTTCTCCGAGAAGACGTATCTGGTCGGCAAGTTCGCCCGGGTCGCCCTCAAGTCCCGCCACGTCGACTACAACGGCAGACTCTGCATGGTCAGCGCGGCGGGCGCCAACAAGCTCGCCTTCGGCATCGACCGGGCCGGCAACCCCTTCTCCGACATCCTGCTCACCGACTGCCTGCTCATCGCGGGCTCCAACGTCGGCGAGTGCTTCCCCGTGATGACCCAGTACGTGTGGGGGGCCCGGGACCGCGGAGCCAGCCTCATCGTCATCGACCCCCGCGAGACCGCCATCGCCCGCACCGCCGACATCCATGTCGCGCTCAAGCCCGGCACCGACTCGGCCTTCTTCAACTCCGTGCTCCACGTGGTCATCGAGGAGGGCCTCACCGACGAGAGCTATCTCGCCGCCCACGCCACCGGCTGGGCGGAGGTCAGGGCCAAGGCCGCCGAATACCCACCGTCCCGCGCCGCCGGGATCTGCGGGGTCCCCGCCGAACAGATCGTCCAGGTCGCCCGCGCCTTCGCCCGCGCGCCCAGGGCCATGGCCTGGCACGCCCGGGGGATCGAGCACCACTCGCAGGGCGTCGAGAACTGTCTCTCCGTGATCAACCTCTGCACCGCCACCGGCCACATCGGCAGGCCCGGAGCCGGCTACGGCACCATCACCGGCCAGGGCAACGGGCAGGGCGGCCGCGAACACGGCCAGAAGTCCGACCTCCTTCCCGGCGGACGCTCGATCATGAACGAGGAGCACCGACGGCAGATCTGCGAGATCTGGGGCATCGAGGAGTCCGAACTCCCGCCCGCCGGTACCTCGATGATGGAAATGGTCTGGCAGATGCAGCGCCGCGAGATCCGGGGCCTGATCGGCATCTGCAACAACCCCTTCGTCTCCCTCCCCAACTACAAGGTCGTCAAGGAGGGGTACGACGCCACTGAATTCCATGCCCAATTCGACTTCTTCCTTTCCGAGACCGCTGCCAACGCGCATGTCGTCTTCCCCGTCACCACCTGGGCCGAGGACGACGGGGTGATGGCCAACGCCGAGGCCCGGGTGGTCAAGCACAACAAGGCCCAGGACCCGCCCCCCGGCGTACGCACCGACACCTGGGTGATGTGCGAGCTCGCCCGGCGCCTCGGCGCGGGGGACAAGTTCGCCTTCGCCGACTCCCGGGCGGTCTTCGACGAACTGCGCGTCGCCTCCGCCGGCACGGTCAACGACTACTACGGCATCACCTACGAACGGTTGGAGGAGACCGGCGGTATCGCCTGGCCCTGCCCCTCCACCGACCACCCCGGCACCCCCCGGCTCTTCGAGGACGGGAAGACCTACCACCCCGACGGCAAGATCCATATGCAGGTCGTCGAGTGGCACCCGCCGATGGACCCGTACGACGACGAGCACCCCATGTCGCTCACCACCGGACGCACCGTCGCGCACTTCCTCTCCGGCAACCAGACCCGCCGCCTGGGCGCCCTCGTCGAACAGACCCCGCGCCCCTGGGCCGAGCTCCATCCCTCCCACGGCTTCCGCAACGGCGAACCCGTCCGCGTCGTCACCCGGCGCGGCAGCGAGGTCTTCCCCGCCCTGGTCACCGAGGCGATCCGCCCCGACACCGTCTTCATCCCGTACCACTGGCCGGTCCCCACCTCGGCCAACGCCCTCACCATCGACGCCCTCGACCCCCGTTCCAAGATCCCCGAATACAAGGTGTGCGCGTGCCGCATCGAGCACGCGGAGAAGATCGACGAGGTCCCCGCGCCTCCGGTCGCCCCCGGCCATGTCGCCTATCCGGAGACCCAGGTGTCCCGTACCGACCCGCTGCCTCCCACCGCCCCGCAGGGCCGTGGCACCTCGGAGAGGAGCTGA
- a CDS encoding 4Fe-4S dicluster domain-containing protein: MMGRTIFIDPGRCIGCQACVSACRECDSHRGKSMIHLDYTDEGRSVASLPTVCMHCEDPVAPCAEVCPADAILVTADGVVQQADTTRCIGCANCVNACPFGVPKIDLQAKLQMKCNLCYDRTAYGLAPMCATVCPTGALFYGTVEELQAERPGVQVADTFVFGETEVRTGVAMVVPADKVQWPVPGGLPVVEINGKDVRR; encoded by the coding sequence ATGATGGGCAGAACGATCTTCATCGACCCGGGGCGCTGCATCGGCTGCCAGGCCTGTGTCTCCGCCTGCCGCGAATGCGACTCGCACCGCGGCAAATCGATGATCCACCTCGACTACACCGACGAGGGCCGGTCCGTCGCCTCCCTTCCCACGGTCTGTATGCACTGCGAGGACCCGGTCGCCCCGTGCGCCGAGGTCTGTCCCGCCGACGCGATCCTGGTCACCGCGGACGGTGTGGTGCAGCAGGCCGACACCACCCGGTGCATCGGCTGCGCCAACTGCGTCAACGCCTGCCCCTTCGGTGTCCCGAAGATCGACCTCCAGGCGAAGCTGCAGATGAAGTGCAACCTCTGCTACGACCGGACCGCCTACGGTCTCGCCCCCATGTGCGCCACCGTCTGCCCCACCGGAGCGCTCTTCTACGGGACGGTCGAGGAGCTCCAGGCCGAACGCCCCGGCGTCCAGGTGGCAGACACCTTCGTGTTCGGCGAGACCGAGGTCCGCACCGGCGTGGCCATGGTCGTCCCCGCCGACAAGGTCCAGTGGCCGGTACCCGGCGGTCTTCCCGTCGTCGAGATCAACGGGAAGGACGTCCGCCGATGA
- a CDS encoding ubiquinol-cytochrome c reductase iron-sulfur subunit, with product MSVTEQQPGSDRGNGGDPREALHDRIAADSLTTRRDYLRIVATVSGGLAVGGLGVASGILHRHGDGEDGKAPEPKRITPQLLPGESIAFRYPGEEDRAVAVRLNDGTLVGYSAVCTHLACAVLWRKDRGTEGELYCPCHEGVFDARSGEVTAGPPPRGLPKVVLTEQTDGSVWAIGTTRSGESIEQGLCRQLGDDRPDLASRIGCPGTGGGPEAPPRAAAAAGAATAAGTADGAARAETPGRRT from the coding sequence ATGAGCGTCACCGAACAGCAGCCGGGCAGCGACCGGGGCAACGGCGGAGACCCGCGCGAGGCGCTCCACGACCGGATCGCCGCCGACTCCCTGACCACCCGGCGCGACTATCTCCGGATCGTCGCCACGGTCTCCGGCGGGCTCGCCGTCGGCGGCCTCGGTGTGGCGAGCGGCATCCTGCACCGCCACGGCGACGGGGAGGACGGCAAGGCCCCCGAGCCCAAGCGGATCACCCCCCAGCTCCTGCCCGGCGAATCCATCGCCTTCCGCTACCCGGGCGAGGAGGACAGGGCCGTCGCCGTCCGGCTCAACGACGGCACCCTCGTCGGCTACTCCGCGGTCTGCACCCATCTCGCCTGTGCCGTGCTCTGGCGCAAGGACCGGGGAACGGAGGGCGAGCTGTACTGCCCCTGCCACGAGGGCGTCTTCGACGCCCGGTCCGGAGAGGTCACCGCCGGACCGCCGCCCCGCGGACTGCCCAAGGTGGTCCTCACCGAACAGACCGACGGCAGTGTCTGGGCGATCGGCACCACACGCTCCGGCGAGAGCATCGAGCAAGGGCTCTGCCGCCAGCTCGGTGATGACCGCCCGGACCTTGCCTCCCGCATCGGATGCCCCGGCACCGGGGGCGGCCCGGAGGCACCACCCCGTGCCGCCGCAGCCGCCGGAGCGGCAACGGCAGCCGGCACCGCCGACGGCGCGGCCCGAGCCGAGACCCCCGGCAGGCGGACATGA
- the mscL gene encoding large conductance mechanosensitive channel protein MscL, with protein sequence MSEKKVSLLEGFKAFLMRGNVIDLAVAVVIGAAFTNIVNAIVKGVISPLVGAFGTQDLEKYRYCLKAPCVTDPKTGTTEGIEILWGSVLSAALSFLITAAVVYFLMVLPMAKYLARRAAMQAAKEGVQETLEVSELEVLKEIRDALVAQRGSGSGDGGGTALGQERGQ encoded by the coding sequence GTGAGCGAGAAAAAGGTCAGTCTGCTCGAAGGCTTCAAGGCCTTCCTGATGCGCGGCAATGTGATCGACCTCGCGGTCGCCGTCGTCATCGGTGCCGCCTTCACCAACATCGTGAACGCGATCGTCAAGGGCGTCATCAGCCCCTTGGTCGGTGCGTTCGGCACCCAGGACCTGGAGAAGTACCGCTACTGCCTGAAGGCCCCCTGCGTCACCGACCCGAAGACGGGCACGACGGAGGGCATCGAGATCCTGTGGGGTTCGGTGCTCAGCGCGGCGCTCAGCTTCCTGATCACCGCCGCGGTCGTCTACTTCCTGATGGTGCTGCCGATGGCCAAGTACCTCGCCAGGCGGGCAGCGATGCAGGCTGCCAAGGAAGGCGTGCAGGAGACGCTGGAGGTGAGCGAGCTGGAGGTCCTCAAGGAGATCCGCGACGCCCTTGTCGCCCAGCGTGGCAGCGGGTCGGGCGACGGCGGTGGCACGGCCCTCGGACAGGAGCGCGGCCAGTAG
- a CDS encoding S-methyl-5'-thioadenosine phosphorylase: MANEEAHSGTGTGTGGTGVGTGTGTGVGTGSSTASGTSAAGAEIGVIGGSGFYSFLEDVTEVRVDTPYGQPSDSVFLGEIGGRRVAFLPRHGRGHHLPPHRINYRANLWALRSVGVRQVLGPCAVGGLRPEFGPGTLLIPDQLVERTKARPQTYYDGETRADGAVPNVVHLGFADPYCAEGRKAALAAARGRDWEPVDGGTLVVVEGPRFSTRAESRWHASMGWSVVGMTGHPEAVLARELGLCYTTLTLVTDLDAGAEAGEGVSHEEVLKVFAANVDRLRSVLFDAVTALPATEHRNCACVHALDGIDTGIELP, translated from the coding sequence ATGGCGAACGAAGAGGCGCATTCGGGAACGGGTACGGGAACGGGTGGTACGGGCGTGGGTACCGGCACGGGTACGGGCGTGGGTACGGGTTCATCGACGGCTTCGGGCACGTCAGCCGCGGGCGCGGAGATCGGTGTCATCGGTGGCTCGGGCTTCTACTCCTTCCTGGAGGACGTCACCGAGGTTCGCGTGGACACCCCGTACGGGCAGCCCAGCGACTCGGTCTTCCTCGGTGAGATCGGTGGCCGCCGGGTGGCCTTCCTGCCCCGTCACGGACGCGGCCACCACCTGCCGCCGCACCGCATCAACTACCGCGCGAACCTCTGGGCACTGCGCTCCGTGGGAGTGCGTCAGGTGCTCGGACCGTGCGCGGTCGGCGGACTGCGGCCGGAGTTCGGCCCCGGGACCCTGCTGATCCCGGACCAGTTGGTCGAGCGCACCAAGGCCCGTCCCCAGACGTATTACGACGGTGAGACCCGCGCCGACGGGGCCGTGCCGAACGTCGTGCATCTGGGGTTCGCGGACCCCTACTGCGCCGAGGGCCGCAAGGCCGCGCTGGCGGCGGCGCGCGGGCGCGACTGGGAGCCGGTGGACGGCGGGACGCTGGTCGTCGTCGAGGGCCCGCGCTTCTCCACCCGGGCGGAATCGCGCTGGCACGCGTCGATGGGCTGGTCCGTGGTCGGGATGACCGGGCACCCCGAGGCCGTGCTCGCCCGCGAACTGGGGCTCTGCTACACCACGCTGACCCTCGTGACGGACCTGGACGCGGGTGCCGAGGCGGGCGAGGGCGTCTCCCACGAAGAGGTGCTGAAGGTGTTCGCGGCCAACGTGGACCGGCTGCGCTCGGTGCTGTTCGACGCCGTGACCGCGCTGCCGGCCACCGAGCACCGCAACTGCGCGTGCGTCCACGCCCTGGATGGGATCGACACGGGCATCGAGCTGCCGTAG
- a CDS encoding FmdB family zinc ribbon protein, with protein MPTYQYQCTACGEGLEAVQKFTDDALTVCPSCDGRLKKVFSAVGIVFKGSGFYRNDSRGSSSSSTPASSGSKSSDSASTSSSTGSDAKSTASSSSSSSSSSSSSSSSASTSSSGTSAA; from the coding sequence GTGCCGACCTATCAGTACCAGTGCACCGCGTGCGGCGAGGGCCTCGAGGCGGTGCAGAAGTTCACCGATGATGCCCTGACCGTGTGCCCGAGCTGCGACGGACGCCTCAAGAAGGTGTTCTCTGCGGTCGGCATCGTCTTCAAGGGTTCCGGTTTCTATCGGAACGACAGCCGTGGCTCCTCGTCGAGCAGCACACCGGCGTCGTCGGGCTCGAAGTCGTCCGATTCCGCATCCACCTCGTCGTCGACGGGTTCGGACGCGAAGTCGACCGCTTCGTCTTCTTCGTCGTCCTCTTCTTCCTCCTCGTCGTCGTCCTCATCCGCGTCGACTTCGTCGAGTGGTACGTCGGCCGCCTGA